From one Phycisphaerae bacterium genomic stretch:
- a CDS encoding motility associated factor glycosyltransferase family protein: MEPAAPSCDVSAPSLRRYLANLAELYATDPELAGRVDALPFAALPPLEPTRDGHVTVRLAADDGRPIYAHSRYHPVDEARALVQAQTQRGADAAGGDDRPEEDLEHLCFLVGGLGLGYHVAEIERRFTQALLIIAEDDVALIKAALCVTDLTVPLRERRLTFLTSADKSAVHERLRPIMTPLMLGLHFINPAHMHRYHTRFHTEISRLMRDFAGFARLQMVSVVRNARTTCRNAAFNLPAYLVHPSVEVLAGRAAGYPAILVAAGPSLARNIDQLAGLRDHAVIIAVQTVLKTLLARGVQPHFVTSLDYHELSAEFFRGVPDFGDTVLVAEPKVSWHVLDAFRGRMHVLHSQFLDDILREAAPRRAGLRAGSTVAHLAFYLAEHLGCDPVILVGQDLSFSEGLYYPPGMPIERIWRPELSRFQTIEMKQWERIVRSRGVLTVVKDVHGRDAYTDEQMRTYAEQFQAEFLATKTRIIHACEGGMRLEGTEVMTLRAAARQFCTRPLPADLLASPPTPSATAALQAACAALEQRLAELREIRQTATETIALLDELTGLLDRRDAFNRRVLRMDELRTKMQRHGRTYNMVSQVAQKAELRRLHADRAIRDGVPETPTTARRRLRRDREYVTAFREGCDYLLDMLPQALERLRSRGSATGG; the protein is encoded by the coding sequence ATGGAGCCTGCCGCCCCGTCCTGCGACGTCTCAGCACCCTCTCTACGCCGTTACCTCGCCAACCTGGCGGAACTGTACGCGACCGATCCCGAGCTGGCGGGACGCGTCGACGCTCTGCCGTTCGCCGCGCTACCGCCGCTGGAGCCGACGCGGGACGGCCACGTCACCGTGCGGTTGGCCGCGGATGACGGCCGGCCCATCTACGCCCACAGCCGCTACCACCCCGTGGACGAGGCTCGGGCGCTGGTGCAGGCCCAGACGCAGCGCGGCGCGGACGCGGCGGGGGGCGACGACAGGCCGGAGGAGGATCTCGAGCACCTTTGCTTTCTGGTGGGTGGCCTCGGCCTGGGATATCACGTCGCCGAGATCGAGCGCCGCTTTACGCAGGCGCTGCTGATCATCGCCGAGGACGACGTAGCCCTCATCAAGGCCGCCTTGTGTGTGACCGACCTAACCGTCCCGCTGCGGGAGCGCCGCCTGACGTTCCTCACGTCCGCCGACAAATCCGCCGTGCACGAGCGACTGCGGCCGATCATGACGCCGCTCATGCTCGGTCTGCATTTCATCAATCCGGCCCACATGCACCGCTATCACACGCGGTTTCACACCGAGATCAGCCGGCTGATGCGCGACTTCGCCGGCTTCGCGCGCCTGCAGATGGTCTCCGTCGTGCGCAACGCGCGGACGACGTGCCGGAACGCGGCGTTCAACCTGCCGGCGTACCTGGTGCATCCGAGCGTGGAAGTGCTCGCGGGCCGCGCGGCGGGCTACCCCGCCATCCTGGTTGCAGCCGGCCCGTCCCTGGCGCGCAACATCGATCAGCTCGCGGGCCTGCGCGACCACGCGGTCATCATTGCCGTTCAGACCGTGCTGAAGACGCTGCTGGCGCGCGGCGTGCAGCCGCACTTCGTCACCAGCCTCGATTACCACGAGCTCTCGGCGGAGTTCTTCCGCGGCGTGCCGGACTTCGGCGACACGGTCCTCGTCGCCGAGCCGAAAGTGTCCTGGCACGTGCTGGACGCCTTTCGCGGACGGATGCACGTGCTGCATTCGCAATTCCTGGACGACATTCTGCGCGAGGCGGCACCGCGGCGGGCGGGGCTGCGCGCGGGCAGCACGGTGGCACACCTCGCCTTCTATCTCGCCGAGCACCTCGGCTGCGATCCGGTGATTCTCGTCGGCCAGGATCTCTCGTTCAGCGAGGGGCTCTACTACCCGCCCGGGATGCCGATCGAGCGGATCTGGCGCCCGGAGCTCAGCCGCTTTCAGACCATCGAGATGAAGCAATGGGAGCGGATCGTGCGGTCGCGCGGCGTGCTGACGGTCGTGAAGGATGTGCACGGGCGCGACGCCTACACCGACGAGCAGATGCGCACCTACGCCGAGCAGTTCCAGGCGGAGTTTCTGGCGACAAAGACGCGCATCATCCATGCCTGCGAGGGCGGGATGCGGCTGGAGGGGACGGAGGTTATGACGCTGCGGGCCGCGGCCAGGCAGTTCTGCACGCGCCCGCTGCCGGCGGACCTGCTGGCCAGCCCGCCGACCCCGTCGGCGACGGCCGCGCTGCAGGCCGCGTGTGCGGCGCTGGAGCAGCGGCTGGCGGAGCTGCGCGAGATTCGGCAGACGGCGACCGAGACGATCGCGCTGCTGGACGAGTTGACCGGTTTGCTGGACCGGCGCGACGCGTTCAACCGGCGCGTGCTGCGGATGGATGAATTGCGGACGAAAATGCAGCGGCACGGGCGAACCTACAACATGGTCAGCCAGGTGGCCCAGAAGGCGGAGCTGCGGCGCCTGCATGCGGACCGCGCGATCCGTGACGGCGTGCCGGAAACGCCGACGACGGCCCGCCGGCGCTTGCGCCGCGATCGCGAGTACGTGACGGCCTTTCGCGAAGGCTGTGACTATCTGCTCGACATGCTGCCGCAGGCGCTCGAGCGGCTGCGCAGTCGCGGGTCGGCTACGGGCGGTTGA